One Esox lucius isolate fEsoLuc1 chromosome 1, fEsoLuc1.pri, whole genome shotgun sequence genomic region harbors:
- the dyrk1ab gene encoding dual-specificity tyrosine-(Y)-phosphorylation regulated kinase 1A, b isoform X2, with protein sequence MAAPMPHTHQQYSDRHQPSTDQTAAVLPYSEQTQQLTANPRHMPQCFRDPTLAPLRKLSIDLIKTYKHINEVYYAKKKRRHQTGQGEDSSHKKERKVFNDGYDDDNYDYIVKNGEKWMDRYEIDSLIGKGSFGQVVKAYDRAEQEWVAIKIIKNKKAFLNQAQIEVRLLELMNKHDTEMKYYIVHLKRHFMFRNHLCLVFEMLSYNLYDLLRNTNFRGVSLNLTRKFAQQLCTALLFLATPELSIIHCDLKPENILLCNPKRSAIKIVDFGSSCQLGQRIYQYIQSRFYRSPEVLLGMPYDLAIDMWSLGCILVEMHTGEPLFSGANEVDQMNKIVEVLGVPPNHLMDLAPKARKFFEKLSDGTWSVKKTKDGKRYKPPASRKLHSILGVEAGGPGGRRAGESGHAVADYLKFKDLILRMLDYDPKSRIQPYYALQHSFFKKTADEGTNTSSSVSTSPALEQSQSSGTTSSTSSSSGGSSGTSTSGRARSDPTHHHLHSGGHFGTALPPIDGDTLCPQARKPYPPPLVWGGGVGPEPVAGETHPVQETTFHVPPQHPKALHPHSHPHHHGQVMATRPRPRHYASPTHSASTQDSMEVVHGHLSMTSLSSSASSSSTSSSSTGNHGNQTYQLRHLPTGALDFGHNGGLSMGLGAFSNPRQETGMAVHPAYPMGTNTGPAHYLAEGHLSMRQGMDREESPMTGVCVQQSSMASS encoded by the exons GTGTATTATGCAAAGAAGAAGCGACGACACCAAACGGGACAGGGTGAAGACTCCAGTCacaagaaagagaggaaggtcTTCAATGATGGCTATGATGATGACAACTACGATTACATCGTCAAAAATGGGGAGAAGTGGATGGACCGCTATGAGATTGACTCCTTGATTGGCAAAGGGTCATTTGGACag GTTGTTAAGGCATATGACCGTGCAGAGCAGGAGTGGGTTGCCATCAAGATAATCAAGAACAAGAAAGCTTTTCTCAATCAAGCCCAGATTGAAGTGCGCCTCCTAGAGCTCATGAACAAACATGACACAGAGATGAAATACTACATAG TTCACCTAAAACGTCACTTCATGTTCCGGAACCACCTCTGCCTGGTGTTTGAGATGCTCTCCTACAACCTGTATGACTTGCTGAGGAACACCAACTTCCGTGGAGTCTCTCTCAACCTGACCAGGAAATTTGCCCAGCAGCTTTGCACTGCGCTGCTGTTCCTTGCCACACCTGAGCTCAGCATCATCCACTGTGACCTGAAGCCTGAGAACATCCTGCTGTGCAACCCCAAAAGGAGCGCCATCAAGATAGTGGACTTTGGCAGCTCTTGCCAACTGGGACAGAGG ATATACCAGTACATCCAGAGTCGTTTCTATCGCTCCCCAGAGGTGCTGCTGGGAATGCCTTATGACCTGGCTATTGATATGTGGTCCCTGGGCTGCATCTTGGTGGAAATGCACACTGGAGAGCCACTCTTCAGTGGAGCGAATGAG GTGGACCAGATGAATAAAATTGTTGAAGTTCTTGGTGTCCCCCCTAATCACCTTATGGACCTAGCCCCAAAAGCCAGGAAGTTCTTTGAGAAGCTATCGGATGGCACATGGAGCGTGAAGAAGACCAAAGATGGCAAAAGG TATAAGCCTCCAGCTTCTCGGAAGCTCCACTCCATCCTCGGTGTGGAAGCCGGGGGCCCAGGTGGCCGCCGGGCAGGGGAGTCTGGCCATGCTGTCGCTGACTACTTGAAGTTCAAGGATCTCATTCTGCGGATGCTGGACTACGACCCCAAGAGCCGCATTCAGCCCTACTATGCCCTGCAGCACAGCTTTTTCAAAAAGACTGCAGATGAGGGAACCAACACGAGCAGTAGCGTGTCCACGAGCCCAGCGCTGGAGCAGTCCCAGTCCTCTGGAACTACCTCTAGCACTTCCTCCAGCTCAG GAGGTTCTTCTGGGACAAGTACCAGCGGCAGAGCAAGGTCAGATCCCACCCATCACCACCTGCACAGTGGAGGGCACTTTGGCACGGCACTGCCACCCATTGACGGTGACACCCTCTGTCCTCAG GCAAGAAAGCCTTACCCTCCCCCTTTGGTGTGGGGAGGCGGTGTTGGACCAGAGCCGGTGGCTGGAGAAACCCACCCAGTACAGGAGACCACCTTCCATGTCCCCCCACAGCACCCCAAGGCCCTGCATCCCCACTCCCACCCACATCACCACGGGCAGGTGATGGCCACCCGGCCCCGCCCGCGGCACTACGCCTCCCCCACACACAGCGCCTCCACACAGGACTCCATGGAGGTGGTGCATGGCCATCTGTCAATGACCTCCCTGTCTTCCTcggcctcctcttcctccacatcttcctcttccactGGGAACCATGGCAACCAGACCTATCAGCTCCGCCACCTGCCTACCGGTGCCCTGGACTTTGGGCACAACGGCGGGCTTAGCATGGGGCTGGGTGCCTTCTCCAATCCCCGGCAGGAGACAGGCATGGCAGTGCACCCCGCATACCCTATGGGCACAAACACAGGGCCGGCCCACTACCTAGCAGAGGGCCATCTGAGTATGAGGCAGGGCATGGACCGGGAGGAGTCTCCCATGactggagtgtgtgtgcagCAGAGTTCCATGGCCAGCTCGTGA